Part of the Liberibacter crescens BT-1 genome is shown below.
GCAGAAACATGAGAGCTTTTTGCGATCAATAATATTATTTCTAGATTTGTTTGATTACTATGGAGTTTTGTATTTGGCATGAAAGCTAAAGCACAGAAACGTTGAGATTTTTCAGGAAAACTGGCAGCATTTAATAAAGCTTTTGACTCTTCGAAGACAGCAATAATTTTTGTAATACCCTGAATTTTTCCTAAAGAGACTTCAGCTACAGTAAGAAAAACATCAATTTTTTCTAAATCTTTTCCTGAAACGACTGCCACAAAAACTCCATCTACGTCTAAGTCAACTGCCACATCAAGTGTATGCTCATTTATAAATAAGAATATTTTTTTTCCTGCATCACGTAACTTTTGAATAGCTTTCTTTAGGAAAGAATGCTGATTGGCATTGAGAAGTACATTACTGACCTGGCTACTACAAAGTAAGTCGATAGTGGTATCGTTTTTTTTTGTTAGCCAGAAGATATCACCAAAAATTTTTATTTTTTTGTTCATATTGCATCAACCATTAACTTTTAAATATTAACCTTTATTTTTAATTTAATGATAATAGCATATGATTTGCTTTGGAGTTTGGCATGAGTGTAAAAACCTTTATACAATGGGCAAAAAAAGCCAAAATAAAAGAACGAGTTTGGTTTGCTCATGCTTTAGGAGAAGTCTGGAGAGAAGAGAAGTTTAAAAAAAGGGATAGGGATGAGTTGCTTTTAATAATGATGCATCTTTTAGATGATCCTGTTCCTGCTGTAAGATTAGCTTTTGTAAAGCAAATATCCCATTCTTATAAAGTTCCACGACATGTTATTTTAGAATTGAGTGAAGATCAATCAGAGATTGCTGGAAATGTAATTTTATACTCTCCTGTTCTTACAGATAGTGATCTAGTGGATATTGTTGGACGCGGTAGCAATGTGGCAAGATTGTTTGTTGCTTCACGGCAAAATTTATCTCATGTCGTATCGGCAGCTTTAGCTGAAGTTGGTTGCGAAATTGATATCATTGCTTTACTTGAAAATCAATCTGCAAAATTTTCTCGCACTTCTTTAATGCGGATAACTGAACGTTTTAACAGTTGTGTTAAAATACGCTGTTTATTAATATTTCGTCAAGATTTGCCACCAGGAGCGCGTTATTTATTGATGCGCAGTGTTAGCAAATCTTTATTAGAATGTCATTTAGTAAATGAAGTTATTGGTTCTCGTCGTGCAAGTTATATCGTAGCAGACAGTAATGATACAGGAACACTTGAAATTATAGCAAGAACAGATTTCTCTAGCCTTCCTACTCTTGTGCATGATTTGCGTCGGAATGGACAATTAACACCAGCCTTTCTTATGAGGGCATTGACAATGGGAAAGATTGATTTTATCGCAGCAGTGCTTGAAGATCTGATGGAAAATAATAAAAATCGAGTACGTTCTATTCTTGTTTCTGGGGGTATTCATGCTGTGCGTGCTCTTTATGAGGCTGTCGGTCTTGGTAGAGAAATAAGCGGAATTTTTGTTGAGGCAACAATACTTTGGCGTGAAATTGCGTCGTATGCTGTTATAGTGGAGCCAGGAATAGTTGCTGAAAAACTACTACAACGATTAAAGGGTAAGGTAGATTTAAATTCTCCTGCTGCGGAGTTGTTAGATATGATCGAAAAATTATATATTAACGAGAATAGACGACTTGTTCGTGCTATCACTTCAGGAAATGCTCTGGTAGCAGCTTAAAGTATATAGATATTTTTTCTTTTTAATCAGAGGTTCGTGTATTTTCTTTTGATGAGATTAAATTGGCTTCTTTAATAAATTCTCGCCATATAGCAACCAATAAAGCCATGAGAACAGGGCCAATAAATAAGCCAAGTAATCCCATAGTTCTAACACCACCGATCAGACTAAAAAAAGTAGGAAGAAAAGGTAATTTAATCGGACCTCCTACTAGAAAAGGTCTTAAGGTCTTATCAACAATAAATAACTCAATCGTTCCCCAGCTAAATAATAATAGAGCATTAAGAACATGGCCACTCAAGGCCAGATAAAGTGATACAAGTGTAAAAGAAATAGGTGCTCCTCCTGGAACCATTGCCATAATTGCTGTCAGAATTCCAAGAGTTGTGTGAGAAGGAACACCTGCCATCCAATATGCAATGCCAAGCACAATCCCTTCGCCGATGGCGATCGCTGTCATGCCTAAAAATGTTGCTTTAATTGTTGCAGGTATAATTCTTGAAAGTCTTTGCCATTGGGAAGGAAGAATACATTTTCCTAGAATATCGAATTGATTTATCATAGTATCGCCATCACGATATATAAAAAATAAAGCGATGAACGTAAAAATTATTCCTAGAAACATTTCAAACGCATTATATGTAAGATTAATGCTAAAATTATAAATGTTTTGAATGTTTCCTTTATAAAAAATAGCAAAAATTTCTTCTAATCCTCCAGGTTTTGTTAAGTGATTGCTCCATTGTGTATTCAGCCAGGAACCAATAACTGGAAGGGATGAAAACCATTCTGGAGTAGGGAGACCCTTGCTATTGGCTTCAATCATTAAGGGTATTAATTGCTGTAACTCGATCACCGTATGGAATATCATAAAACTTATTGGAATAATAAGGATGATAAAAATCAGAGAGAGAGAAATTACAGAAGAAATGTTAGAACAACCTCCAGTTTTTATCACAATACGTTTATGTAATGGCCAGCTTGCAATGCCGATAACAAGAGCTGTGAGGATTGGTACAAAAAACCCTTGAAAAAAGTAAACGGCGCCTAAGACTATAAGAATAATAATCCATCGAGCTATAACAAGCGGGCGTAAAATAGCTTCTTTAAAAGATGGGATTGCTCCAATCCACCGTGGCTTGTCCTGCGTTTCAAAACTATGAGAATTTTTATTTTCTAGAGAACTCAAATAACATGACCTTTATTTTTTATATTATATAATAAGAACAATATTAAAAAATACCATGGCTTGTTGATATTATTTAAAGGTGATTATCATGTATCCTTAATTATATATCCAGGCTTTCAGCAAAGGCAGCTCTTTCTTGGATGAATCGAAAGCGAGCATCAGGCTTTATTCCCATAAGCTGGTTAATAGAAACTTGTTCTTCTTGTAAAGCATTTTCATTAATCTCTACACGTAAAAGAGTTCGTTTTTGCGGATCCATCGTTGTTTCTTTCAGTTGAGTTGGAAGCATCTCTCCTAGTCCTTTAAACCGACTGATTTCAATTTTTGCTTTTCCTGTAAAATAATTTTTCATAAGTTCTATCCTGTGTTCATCATCACGAGCATAAACAGATTTTAAGCCTTGTGTAATTTTATATAATGGAGGAACAGCTAAGAAAAGATGTCCTTTTTTTATCAGATCATAGATTTCTTGATAGAAGAAAGTCAGTAATAGAGCTGTAATATGAGCTCCGTCAACATCAGCATCCGTCATGATGATAACACGTTCATAACGCAAATCCTGATCGCGATATCTGGATCTTGTACCGCACCCTAAAGCCTGAACAAGATCAAGCAACTGTTGATTGGAAGAAAGTTTTTCTGCTCCAGCACTGGCTACGTTCAAAATTTTTCCTCGTAGTGGAAGAATGGCTTGATTGGTACGATTTCTTGCTTGTTTTGCAGATCCGCCTGCTGAATCTCCTTCGACAATAAAAATTTCTGCGCCTTTTGCAATGTTTTGCGAACAATCCGCTAATTTTCCTGGCAACCGCAGTTTACGTACTGCTGTTTTACGATTTATTTCTTTTTCTTTTTTTCGTCTCATACGTTCTTCAGAACGTTCAATAATCCAATCCAATAATTTTGCTGATTCAACAGGGTTGCCAGCCATATAGTGATCAAAGGGATCTCGGAGTGCATTTTCTACTATACGATGAGCTTCTGTGCTGGATAACTTATCCTTGGTTTGTCCTGCAAATTCTGGTTCACGTATGAAGATAGATAGTATACCAACAGCTGAAAGCATCACATCTTCTGTGGTAACAGCATTGGCTCGTTTGTTCTGTGTTAATTCAGCATAGTTTTTAATGCCTTTGGTCAGAGCAATGCGGAGTCCGGCTTCGTGCGTACCTCCTTCATGTGTAGGAATGGTATTACAGTAGGATAATAGGGTATCTTCTTCTTCACACCAAGCTATAGCCCATTCAACAGTTCCATGGCCTTTCTTTTCCGATTTCCCTGAAAAAATTTCACTGGTGACAAGACTGCGGTTCTCAATTTTTTTTTCCAAATACTCTTTTAATCCGCCAGGAAAATGAAAGATGGCTTTTTCAGGAATCTTCGCTTCTTGTGCTAAAAATTCATCGCAGTACCAACGTATTTCTGCGCCGCCAAAAAGATAAGCTTTTGACTGAGCTATCTTAAAGAGCTTGCTTGCATCAAATCTGGCGTCTTCACCAAAAATTTGTGAATCAGGAAGAAATTTGATACTTGTTCCCTGTTTTTTCTGAACCTTTCCAAGGTGTTCAAGTAATCCAAGCGGTATACCACGAGAAAATTTTTGTTCATAGAGTTGATGGTTTCTTACAACTTTAACTTGCATATTGCTTGAAAGAGCATTTACAACTGAAATACCTACTCCATGGAGTCCGCCTGATGTTTCATAAGCAGTTCCTCCGAATTTTCCACCGGCATGCAGTTTGGTCATAATGATTTCGAGTGTTGATTTTTCTGGGAACTGTGGATGATTTTCTACCGGAATACCACGTCCATTATCAGTCACAGTAAGAAATCCATTTCTTTCCAGTATTATTTCAATGATATTTGCATGACTGGCTACGGCTTCATCCATTGAATTATCAATCACTTCTGAAAAAAGATGATGTAAAGCTTTCTCGTCTGTACCTCCAATGTACATCCCTGGACGCAAGCGTACAGGTTCCAGTCCTTCTAAAATACGAATTGATGAAGCATCATAATTAGTAGGGGAATCAGATGATGTATCAATTGTAGCATTTATCTCTGATGTTTGCTCTGTATTAGAGCTTAGAGAAAGGATTGTCTGATGTGTTTCTTCTGTTAGAAAAAGATCGTTTCTATTATTAATCAGATCATTAAGGTTATGAGGTCTATTTTTTCTCATATTAACTATGTATTCGCGCTTGCGGTAAATCTATATTTAA
Proteins encoded:
- a CDS encoding DUF2336 domain-containing protein, encoding MSVKTFIQWAKKAKIKERVWFAHALGEVWREEKFKKRDRDELLLIMMHLLDDPVPAVRLAFVKQISHSYKVPRHVILELSEDQSEIAGNVILYSPVLTDSDLVDIVGRGSNVARLFVASRQNLSHVVSAALAEVGCEIDIIALLENQSAKFSRTSLMRITERFNSCVKIRCLLIFRQDLPPGARYLLMRSVSKSLLECHLVNEVIGSRRASYIVADSNDTGTLEIIARTDFSSLPTLVHDLRRNGQLTPAFLMRALTMGKIDFIAAVLEDLMENNKNRVRSILVSGGIHAVRALYEAVGLGREISGIFVEATILWREIASYAVIVEPGIVAEKLLQRLKGKVDLNSPAAELLDMIEKLYINENRRLVRAITSGNALVAA
- the parE gene encoding DNA topoisomerase IV subunit B; the encoded protein is MRKNRPHNLNDLINNRNDLFLTEETHQTILSLSSNTEQTSEINATIDTSSDSPTNYDASSIRILEGLEPVRLRPGMYIGGTDEKALHHLFSEVIDNSMDEAVASHANIIEIILERNGFLTVTDNGRGIPVENHPQFPEKSTLEIIMTKLHAGGKFGGTAYETSGGLHGVGISVVNALSSNMQVKVVRNHQLYEQKFSRGIPLGLLEHLGKVQKKQGTSIKFLPDSQIFGEDARFDASKLFKIAQSKAYLFGGAEIRWYCDEFLAQEAKIPEKAIFHFPGGLKEYLEKKIENRSLVTSEIFSGKSEKKGHGTVEWAIAWCEEEDTLLSYCNTIPTHEGGTHEAGLRIALTKGIKNYAELTQNKRANAVTTEDVMLSAVGILSIFIREPEFAGQTKDKLSSTEAHRIVENALRDPFDHYMAGNPVESAKLLDWIIERSEERMRRKKEKEINRKTAVRKLRLPGKLADCSQNIAKGAEIFIVEGDSAGGSAKQARNRTNQAILPLRGKILNVASAGAEKLSSNQQLLDLVQALGCGTRSRYRDQDLRYERVIIMTDADVDGAHITALLLTFFYQEIYDLIKKGHLFLAVPPLYKITQGLKSVYARDDEHRIELMKNYFTGKAKIEISRFKGLGEMLPTQLKETTMDPQKRTLLRVEINENALQEEQVSINQLMGIKPDARFRFIQERAAFAESLDI
- a CDS encoding AI-2E family transporter, encoding MSSLENKNSHSFETQDKPRWIGAIPSFKEAILRPLVIARWIIILIVLGAVYFFQGFFVPILTALVIGIASWPLHKRIVIKTGGCSNISSVISLSLIFIILIIPISFMIFHTVIELQQLIPLMIEANSKGLPTPEWFSSLPVIGSWLNTQWSNHLTKPGGLEEIFAIFYKGNIQNIYNFSINLTYNAFEMFLGIIFTFIALFFIYRDGDTMINQFDILGKCILPSQWQRLSRIIPATIKATFLGMTAIAIGEGIVLGIAYWMAGVPSHTTLGILTAIMAMVPGGAPISFTLVSLYLALSGHVLNALLLFSWGTIELFIVDKTLRPFLVGGPIKLPFLPTFFSLIGGVRTMGLLGLFIGPVLMALLVAIWREFIKEANLISSKENTRTSD